The following is a genomic window from Xiphophorus couchianus chromosome 5, X_couchianus-1.0, whole genome shotgun sequence.
ACCAACAGACTGAGTGAAGGAGCCGGGTAaagtatgattttaaaaaaaaggcagggTAGTTTCCACGCCCTGCTGCTTATTTCAAGCATGCATCTGTGGGCGTGAAGGAAAACCTGTGTGACAACCTTTGTTATGCAGCTCAGCTAGAGGGTAGGCACAATCATCTGATCAGGTTTTCACACATATTCGTCATATTTTAACCACACTCTTAAAAACAATCAGCTAAACGAAGCGTTACTGTAAGCACCTCACTCctggctgctgtttatttttaaaagcatattgAGTGTCTCATCTAACAATAATAAGCTTCTTCTCTGCCACAGTGAATGAGTTTTGAGATTAGTTTATCACATCATTTTTGGGGGGGCCGAGGCAGAATAAAACAGGCACATTAGAGTTCAGCTTAATAATTCCTAATCACAGGAAGGTAAACATTCTGCGCCACAGACAGGAGCaaacacagagagcagcagagcaAAGTCCTCTTTCACAGAAGGAAATAATATTACCAGGACAAAGTGTTTTTCTAAGCCAAACATACGTGGGCTTAGTGTGTCATAAGGGAGGATGTATACAAATTGAAGCTGCTGTAAATTATATATACGTATGTATAAGTGCTTTGGAGGATGTATTTTATCTCATAAAAAGTATGGACGTTTACTTAAAGCTTCTGGGAAAAACCCTGTAAACTGTTCATGTAAGTCAGAACTACAACTTATGCACTGACAAAGACAACTGTTATCTCAAAGACAGAACTGGTTATAGGTTATAAAAGCAAAATGATGAGACAACACATCGCCCATGAAAAAGCTCACGGACGACTCAAAGTTCTTAAGCCAAGGCTGATTAACTCAAATGACTTTCTTtgcagcattctgggggataaTCAGCTTCTGTCAACAGTACAAGGCCTGATGATCTGCCTCATAGTCCTTAAAACAGTAAAAGCTGAACATTATGTGGAATTTTAAGGTAGGATATAAACAATTATATAAAATGGAGCTtcataatgataataaaaaaagagtgcaACAATAATTGAATCATCCCACATTTGGTAACAGATAGATCACAGTCAGTTTTGACCTGCAAGTGTGAATCATGTACAAATTTTGGAATTCCACACAACTATTTAGAAGACTGATTTAAACTTATGACAAttcaatctcagaaatattgtgaaaactacatcaatatttaacattttcagaaaactttcaaaaagttgagatttctgtagaaaaaactgttaaattagGTATGTTCTCTAGACCCTGAAATTAAATCTTTACATTGCAACCGTTTAAAAACTCCAAGTAGTGGGGTAGTTGACAGGAAAAATCGAAAGCTTATCGGCACTAACAAGCATTTGTCATGAGGTGGTGAGGAAAACGCAGCAGGCTCAGGATGAGATGAGATATGGCAGTTTAATAATAATCCATGAAATAAACAGTCCAAAAACGGTCCCAAAGCCGGGCAGCACAGCCGAGctgaagccagggctcgacgccggtagcaaccggtaaacAAGTGACAAGAAAACAGACACATGGAACGAACAAACGCCAAGAGCGGCAAATACCGACAAGGACCCAACAAAGACaaagagacacaggtgacattaaatacacaagaggtaatcagggaacgagaaacacctggggactaatcaaagggagaaaggacaacacagagacacagatacacaggaaactcaaaataaacacacaaaaaaacacagatcctgacagcaTTTGCATTTCACACACTATAGAACTTTTTTCCTACCTATATATATACTTACGAACcggtgtgtatatatatacatgtattaCTTTTTCTTATAaccattttatctttttgtatAAACCTTCACTGATCTGCCTTCTAGGTGTTGTATTTGTACAGAATTACACACTGAGGCCCATATAAGACTGGTGATATCACTTTAATTGTTCCTGTTTTCCAGAAGGTGCCTTGAaaaattattaactttattCACAGTCTTACTAACAATTAATACGTTTAGACAATAATTACATTGGTTTCCGTGGTGCACAGTATTGAAGCTGCTACATTATCAGTGTTTCTCCAGTGGGAAAAGTAGCAACTtcttcaaacacacaaaaataatcaatgtaTTTGTACATTTAAGCTTACGTTGTAGTTCTCACCACTATCAGCAGAAAACTCAACATAACAGCCTTTATAGGGGAAATGTGTGAAATAATGTGATCAGTGACAAGGCACAGTCCATTTCTGTCATTATTTGTTAGTTATTCAACGGTTTCATTAGAGGAAACCCCTTTGATTAATGATATGATTTTCCTTGCTTCATGTTAGCAGTGATAATGACAGTTTGTTCACGGCTTAGCCTGTAGACACAAACATGCATAGGGGTTTGTTTTGGGAAACTCCTGCAGAGACATTTTAAGAAGAAGTCAGTTCCACAGCATGGCTTTGATCATTGAAAGGTCTTCACACTGTATTCATATTGAACTTCCAGTCTGCATGTCTCCATCATGGACGTCATGTGGCTGCTTGGTTTTAGAGGAAATATATTCAGACTCAAAGTGTGGTTTGCAGAACTATTCCAAGAGCCACAGCAGTGCTAACTAAGAAGCATCCTGAAATGTGACGGTGTCctgaaaaaccttaaattaatttataaacatCTGGAGAAGCCATTAAAATGTCCTAATTATTTGATTCAATCAAGGTATCTTTTCATAAAAAGTAAGTCGCCTTTGCTGCAGCATATTACTGACAGATATACAGATCAAACAACTCAAGTGGAAGAAACGTGAATATATTAAACTTTACTTCCTAAAGTAAATTACATATTGGTTCCAAGAAGAAACTGACAACTTcacaaactattttcttttttgtatttctctACCCAAGTCTATAAGGAAACAtgttgtttcaaaacaaataattaaatccaaacattacagtgaagaaaaaaaacattcaaataaaccAGTAAATTAGGTATTTGCTCATTCACATGCCTTTGTTGTACTCACTGTTACGTTTCAGTCACCGCCTCACTCTAAGAACATTACTGGTTGGCGATTTTTACATAAGCTTTTGCTGCTTGTGTCACAGGgcacagcgccccctggtgcTGAGGGAAGTCCTCACAGCTTTGCTTCAAGACCTTGCTGCAATTCTCCAGGTGCTCCTTTTGGCTCTGCAGAGTGGCTCTGACTGTGTCGCTGCTGGATGACAGTTTGTAGATCCCCTTGCAAACGGCCTGCAGCTTCTTGTTTCGATCCTGCATAGCAATTAGTAAAGCCTGGTTCTGGAAAGAGGTGAAGAAAGACAAGATGAAGTTGTTTGGTGCTTGTACATTTTGGAGCATTTGCAACACACGTCATACAGGCAGGCAGATGGAACAATAAGTCATTATCTCAATTGCTCATTGTTAATGTGTGGGGAAGGTTGTTAAAAATAGAACCTGTGATACTCATGCCAGGAATTCAACTTGTGTTGACTTGacgtaagaaaaaaaaaagccttaaaataaactttgtcaCCACGCCTTTATTGGGCTGTTGTGTAACACGATGTGATTCACTTGTTTGAATCACATCGTGTGATTCAGTTTAATTGTGGTATTCGTCACAATTAAACTGGTGATGAATACcagttgttattttttacatgaaGAATGAAGATAGTGCACTGCACTTGGTTCATTTTCCTGACAGTGATGAGTACTGCTTAAAATACTTACACCAACTATTTTAATCCATacaaaaaaacttggaaaaaatatatttgctcacAGATTTACCATGTCTTTGTCATCCTGGAGGTTTTGAAAGTTATGGCTTGTCTTTGTGCTGATGCTTGACAGTTCAGTTACGTGTTGTGCTTGCAGCTGAATATTCTCACTCAGGagagttttcttcttctgaagcTCCTTCACCTTCTCTTCACAATTTTCAAAATCCTGAAGAGACATATGTAAGATAATTATACAGTTtgctccttttatttttctggatgTTGATAAATCCACTTCccttacatttaatgttttttgaatttttttctgcaggccAGCGCTGGAGCGTTTCAGCTCGCTCTTTGCAAGGTCTTTGCGGCGATCTCGGATCATGGCATCCTTGCGTATGTCAAGGTTTTCTCTTCTCGCCACAACTTTCTCGCTTTCTCTCATCAAATACTCTTGTCGTTGTGTCAGCTTGTCGATATGTATCTGCACAAATATTGTGGAAGGTCcaaaataggaataaaaacatgcaaacatatttttgaaaaatcataAAGTGTCATTGAATTTATAAAATAGGATGTATTCTACTTTTTGCCGCCGCCAACCACCACTAGCACTGCCCTCCTCATCCTGAAAGGTATCACACCTTTACAAAAAATCTACAATTTGACAGACACCAGTTAGGAAACAGGTGGTGACAGAAAAGGGAAAGACACACAACAAAGGCCTCAAGGTTCGAAATCAAACCCAGGACGGCAGCGATGACTGTACGGGATGCTCACTCTACCTTTACCTCATGCGGCGCACCAATTCAATCAGTGTTATGAAACTGAAGACGAGTGatagtttaaattatttgagCAAACTGTGCTGCAACACAATCTGCTGCCTGTGTTAGTGGGTGATTGTGCACTCTTCTACAGTGAATAAATGTCTGGAATGCTTGATATGTTTTTGATAGGATTAGTTTTGCTTCCCAAAAAAGGTAAACTGACCGAAGTGCTGAAAGGTGGACGCTTACAGTTTACTACGAGAGACTGAGTGGCTAAACCATCCCCTCAGAATGCCATGTGAATATGGAGTTTAGTAAAATTATTGgacatattttctattgatattgatgCCATGACCACCACAATAGAGATTGTCATCAATTTATTACCCAGCACCTACCATATTGTGGGagtgaatataaaaaatacaattttaaagaaactaGAAAGACAAcacattgtttttcaaattcttACCTtgacaaacaggaaaaagatCAAATTGATTCTGGTTTTATTATATCTCCTCATCATCACATGAAGCTAAATATGTTTACCTCCATTCGACGCATTTCAGCGTTCATCTTCTGGATGTCTCCCTGGCTAATGTCGAACTCCACCACTGACCGAGTCTCCTTTAGAATATGGGTCTTCCTCTCCCACAGCATGATCTGCTGCCTGCAGATTCCAAGAACCTGAAGTCAGACTGAGAAGCTGTTCTTTTAAATATGCTTAAAATATGACCTCAGCAACACATCAGCTTAAAtttcttgtgtatttttaaaatgacattaaggTATGTAATTAAGATGGTGACCAGTTTGTGCTTAAATGTGACTGACTTAGCCTCCACCAGACACTTgaggatgttttctttttcctcctgaATGTTCTCAAGTTTTATGTGAAGACTGGCAGATTGCTCTTCAGCATCCTGATAAGAATACATTCAAGTTAGTTGTATTACAAACTAAAAAGACAAGGAACAACTATCAAACAGCCATGCCATGCCTTGAGTTTGTTTCTAAAGTCTGTCTCCATCTGTAGGTTTTCCAACTCCAGAGTCTCATTTCGCTCTTTGTTCTTCATCTTCAGCTTGCAGAGCTTCTCGAGGTCTTTCCTCAGCATCATCGAGCCCTTGTCCAGCTCTGCCAGCTCTCGTTCCTCTTGCTTAGTCTGACCTGGGCGTGGTGAAGTTACAGTCAACATCGTTTGTAAATGTATTATCAGACTGGCAACTCATACACAACAGAATTACTGGACTACATctgatttaaaagaagaagTGATTTTCTGTGCATAGGATGCGTACAATCTAGTCGGATATCCTTCATTTGCAGTCCAGTGCAGTCTTTCTGCAGTTTGCGCATCTTCTTGTTGTTGGCATCCAACTCTCTGGTCAGACCCACCAGGGTTCCCTGGTGCAGCAACCAGAGGCGCTGCTCATTCTTGATATGAGCAGCAAGCTCATCAATCTCAGCTAGTATATTCTGGATCTTGATTTGCAGAGGATGCATATCTTCTTGCTGGAAATAggaagaaacaaatcaaaaatgcaTCTCTGTATTTTTAGGCAAGCCCTTATGCATCAAAATCCTATGAGTAATAACGTTCGTCAGCCTCATATCTATTCATGATCAAACTAAAGGGTAAATTCCTTACTTCATCAGGAATTCAGGAATAGATGGCTCATCAGGGAGCCATCTAACTGCGGAATTTATAGAAAATTACTAAATTTGTATATtatgaaaacattattattgttacaatactttgtatattttttttcaagtgttttctttttctttttatttaattaagtaCTTTAATTTATGTGCATACTTATTTTTTAATAGTAACCAAACGTTTTCTGCaaattaaggggaaaaaaagtacaaaagatGTGAAAACCTTAACATGAATCCACTACAGAAGCATGTTGGAAAAATCCAGCCTTTAATTTaagttaattgtttttaaagaaatcaccAGTGGCACAACTGTAGATATAACCTAATCActtttaggaataaataaataaattgattaattaactaattaattaataaagCATTTTCTATGAGCTTCTAATTAACAACCCAATTTATTCTCTTTTCCTCTGGTATTATGATAAGCTGGCATAGAGGCCCATTTCTCTTGTTCACTGTCCATTAACCTAAATGAGGATCATGTTTTTCCTGCACCTGGCACAATAAGAAGCATCATAAgacaaaaggtcaaataaacCTCTAAAGTTCATTGCTAGAAAGCTGCACCAAAAAGTGGCATCTTTACAACAAACACCAGTTATCTACACAACAAATAGTTATATAGACAACTGATGTAGCCACTGTAAAAGTAGATATAGAGTTTGCTGATGCTACATAGCCTTTAACTGGGACATTGCGCTTTGGTCAGATTAGCTTTTTTGCAACAAATTCTCAGTTGAGTTTGGTGTAAAACAAGGGATAAAGTTTATATGtctatgaatataaataaatattttacttacttacttataTGGAAATATTTCTCATATCAAAACACACCAGAaagatttaaatagaaaaagaaaatcaagtgGGCTCTcccagaaaactggaaattatTAATCACTGTGCCTTTAAATTGAATAATGTTGCAGAACAGAGCACcagagggctgagctgaagaaAGGAGAGTGTTAGTAGGGACCCGGGACTATGGCCAATCCTCGGAGATTAGAGCTCGTTCTCGCAGTAAGCTGGTAAAATGCTAAAGAAGAAACCCAGATGTTGTCCTACTGGTAAAAGAAGCCTGTGTGAAATATTTGTGCCACTAgagatttttgtaaaaacaactatTTCTTTCTTGACTGAATTTATGAACTCATTATACAAAAGGTTATAATAGTGCAGAGATTCCAGTGTGTCAGTATGCTACTGCAATAACAGATAGGTTTGTCTGAAGATTTTTATACATCATTGCCAGGGGtacaaataaatgtgtctgGCACGCAGTACCAAGGCTAAAGTTTACTGTCTCCATTTAGTCTCTTACCCCAGTGATTTCCACAATTTTAGCAATCCTGATTTTTAGGGTGTtgattgttgtttctttctGCCTGATTTGTCGAACAAGTGAAGCATATGTATTCTCATGTGAATTCAGTAACTTGTTGTACTTATTAATCTCCTCATCAAGGCTCTCCACGGAAATGGTCAGGCTGTTGACATGCTGCTCAACCTTCTGGCACTCCAGCTTCACTGAGAAGGTGTCTGTTTCCTGCCTCTGCAGCTGATTTATCTATAGTCAATGTAGtaagaaagacaaaagacaTACTTtctcataaaaagaaaaaatttaatacaataaagaaattacaaaaaaaaattgcttaaatTGTGGATTCTCGTTTGTTATTGTCTAACATTTGAAGCCAATTTTTTACCTTATCCTTCTTTCGAGCGACCAACTTGCTTGTGAGATTTTGTGAATGTGAAGCCGCCTTGCTGTGTGTGAGCTGCTGCTGAATGTAGACCATAATTTTCTCTTCCAGCTCCACACGTGCAGCACTCAGTTTCTCTAGCTGGTTCCTCTGACTGTTTAGCTCATTTTGATGTGCATTCATTTccttgaaaacagaaaaaagtagaaGTCAAGTTAGGAAATTGAAAGCAAGCATGAGAGCAGGGAGAGGTTTCAGAAGATTCTTGCTGTACTTTTGTGAGTGCGGCAAAGATTTGCTTTGTCTCAGACAGGGAATTTAGACAGGCAGTGTACTGAGCCTGCAGCGCCTCTCGTTCCAACTTTTTcttattgatcagtttttccACAGTCACACAATCCATTGAACTCCGGTTCAGCTGAACAGTCAGTGTCTCATTATTCTCCAGCTCTACATTGATGGATTTATTATAACCTTCAATCTCTCTGTCCAGCAGGACCACCTCATCCTCAACCGcactaaagtaaaaaacatgaaatcaagCAAAGATAACATTgttataatttcatttaattaaaaaaaatatctgagtaTATCCTAAAGATATAGAACTTTGGACAGATTTAGcagaaacaacatatttttcatatctGCTTGAGTAATCGCTAACAGCCAagcaaatgtttccttttcatttAAACTTCTTCCTTGTCAAGTTGTTGAAACCAACATGTAAAGAAATGGATATCTTCAACCTTCCCCTTACTCTACGTCTTACCATACAGCTTCCTGCATCGCATTAACAGTCTCATCATGTCTCTTTATGTCTGTTATGTTGCTGTTCCACTGCTGCAGCAACTTCTTATGCATCATTAGAAGCGATTCCAGTTCCATCTCAGCCTAGACAAAGACAGTCATGAATGCAAAGTTTTCCAGTCTCAGGTTCTGAATATATTACGGTAAGATACTTTTAACGAGTTAAGCTAGATGGTGAAAAACCACACTTGCACACCTtcttaatgtttatttgcacTTGTActcttttttcatttagcttattttattattgtatgaGTTACCATGCTTCAACAtggtaaaaatatttgacatcattttttattgttatgctGATGATTCTCAGCTATATTTATCTATAGACCCTAATGAATCAAGCCAACCTTTTAGCTATAGAGCAGGCATGTCTGTATGGAGGATCGCTCTGCATTGTAGAACAGAGAATTGGAGGGGATCCTTCGTTCCTGCTGAAATAAGGCTGCACAACGCCACCTGTTGTGCAgccttattttatttacaagtattattgctttttttaatggTAGTGGTatagtgtgtttgttttgtgatttttagatGCTACCTTAACATAAGAATTTCCCCTCTGGGGATTAATGAAGTATTTGTCTGTCTATAAATGATAGTGAAAAAGTTAGCTCTGGTTGACATGCGTGTGATCTTAACCACTTATGCAGTATTCACTTCCtgtgattattattttcaaacactGAGAAAATCCCTTAAAATGGGTGCATCATCCCACAAATATAAAGCCACTACTTGTTTAGAGACAAGTtaatttttctgcaaaacaagaTTCAGTAATACATAAAACCCACAGGAACTATTGATGGTGTGAACTACTCTGCTTTTTGTGTATTCATATTTAAGGTCATTttaagttgtatttatttatttttaatatactATTACAGTCAGTAATACcaataaaaatagtcaaatgGTTTACCTATGTGACTACATTAACAATGTCAAAAGTAGTGTGAAAAGTCAATGTTATAGGACCTGACACACTGGCATTCGCTTTAAACGAAAACACCAAGGTAGAAGCActgaattaaaatacaaataaatgaattaaaatgatcagaaaagcACTTGTGTAACTAAAAGGGATTACctgatatattttttcacaatcACTGAAGCAGTCGCAAtactgattaataaaaaaatgtgatgcaTGATTACATGCTCTTCTTCTAAAGTTAACATTTGAACTGATATGCtagaaatttttactttttaacactGACGTAACAGTTACCTCAGAGAGTGCTTTGGTGACATCTCCTGTCTCCTGGGCTTGAGCACTTCTCTGGACCTCATACTCCACCGCCTGCTGTGCCTTGCTGTCCAAGTCCTTTGTCAGATGATCTACATACAAGTCCTGATGACAAAACGGCGTTTTCAAAAAATTACCACTCAGTTCAGGATTTTTTCCTATCACCTAGAAAATTAGTTAAGATGTGTCAATGCAAAACAGCATAGGCAcctgctttattttctcttcttctgcctTTGTCTTCTGTGTGCCCACTTTGTATTTGGTATAATCCATGACTTTGACTTGGGACTGTAGTTCCTCACTGGCTGCTTGAGCGAAAAttacctgctgctgctttttgtcTAAGTCCATCTGCCTCGCAGA
Proteins encoded in this region:
- the ccdc40 gene encoding coiled-coil domain-containing protein 40, producing the protein MYRKLLLLTSLPILMKRKLTVAWLRLHGHNNLLCGFVGCRKAVVTAEMQNVSDEDQHDEDHLNAQDGASANPSAQQSDDVPDDSDLDPNMAADQLSIGTSEDDREPEHDEDSPQEEDENENFVILDPDHPLIKRFQETINIYFKKRLEALQLDLRGKRPVKRVENKMLTDTGVEFNRTQEKQKVAESKLHDIQEFKTKTEAELKSEQDDLEKAKSSYYNMKNQSRQAKALASARQMDLDKKQQQVIFAQAASEELQSQVKVMDYTKYKVGTQKTKAEEEKIKQDLYVDHLTKDLDSKAQQAVEYEVQRSAQAQETGDVTKALSEAEMELESLLMMHKKLLQQWNSNITDIKRHDETVNAMQEAVCAVEDEVVLLDREIEGYNKSINVELENNETLTVQLNRSSMDCVTVEKLINKKKLEREALQAQYTACLNSLSETKQIFAALTKEMNAHQNELNSQRNQLEKLSAARVELEEKIMVYIQQQLTHSKAASHSQNLTSKLVARKKDKINQLQRQETDTFSVKLECQKVEQHVNSLTISVESLDEEINKYNKLLNSHENTYASLVRQIRQKETTINTLKIRIAKIVEITGQEDMHPLQIKIQNILAEIDELAAHIKNEQRLWLLHQGTLVGLTRELDANNKKMRKLQKDCTGLQMKDIRLDCQTKQEERELAELDKGSMMLRKDLEKLCKLKMKNKERNETLELENLQMETDFRNKLKDAEEQSASLHIKLENIQEEKENILKCLVEAKQQIMLWERKTHILKETRSVVEFDISQGDIQKMNAEMRRMEIHIDKLTQRQEYLMRESEKVVARRENLDIRKDAMIRDRRKDLAKSELKRSSAGLQKKIQKTLNDFENCEEKVKELQKKKTLLSENIQLQAQHVTELSSISTKTSHNFQNLQDDKDMNQALLIAMQDRNKKLQAVCKGIYKLSSSSDTVRATLQSQKEHLENCSKVLKQSCEDFPQHQGALCPVTQAAKAYVKIANQ